A genomic region of Raphanus sativus cultivar WK10039 chromosome 6, ASM80110v3, whole genome shotgun sequence contains the following coding sequences:
- the LOC108811418 gene encoding precursor of CEP3-like, translating to MARINVYLFAFMLLLTINQEFGSVEGRTLTKSTMRTVEEIGEDGSMTLSPPAEPFQPPPSHGVDTFRPTVPGHSPGIGHSVHN from the coding sequence ATGGCGAGAATTAATGTTTACCTTTTTGCATTTATGTTGCTTTTGACAATTAATCAAGAGTTTGGTTCCGTTGAAGGCCGAACACTCACCAAGTCCACCATGAGGACGGTTGAGGAAATCGGTGAGGATGGCTCTATGACGCTGTCACCACCGGCTGAGCCATTTCAACCGCCACCGAGCCACGGGGTTGATACCTTTAGGCCCACGGTACCTGGACATAGCCCTGGTATTGGACATTCCGTACACAATTAA